CGAAATTAATGCGCGAGTTTGATGTAGTGCTTCTAGAGGACGAAACTGGCGGCTACGTGGCTATTGTTCCTGCTCTGCCCGGATGCCACACTCAAGGTGACACATTGACAGAAGTTATGGAAAACGTGAAAGAAGCCATAGACCTTTACGTG
The sequence above is a segment of the Candidatus Bathyarchaeota archaeon genome. Coding sequences within it:
- a CDS encoding type II toxin-antitoxin system HicB family antitoxin, coding for MREFDVVLLEDETGGYVAIVPALPGCHTQGDTLTEVMENVKEAIDLYVETLTDREKKDLLKQKVVGFQKVKALA